TAGCCCATTTTGGCCTCAAGATCGATCGGGTTGAAAATGCAGAAGATATTCCCGCATCAGCCAAAATCGTTGCTGAAACTTTTAAAAATATAAGTGCTCAAGCAGCTACGGCCATTGAATCACAGTGGACAGACGATTCTTTAAAACAAATACAAACAGCTTTTGGAAGACAGGAATCCAATGCTACCATTCTGATGGGTCTCATTAAACACATCATTCATCATCGCGGCCAGGTTACCGTTCTTATGCGTCAAGCGGGGTTAAAACCTTTTGGGGTTTATGGACCTCCAAAAGAAGATTGGATTCATTTGGGCGTGGAAAATCCACCTCTTTAATCTATTATTGTAAGCATAAAAACAGCGTTCAGAGAAATACGATCACTGAACGCTGTTTTTATTAATTGGTATATAGCAATTTCACATTAAAATCATTTTACTTCGAATTTAACACATTTTGAATCTGCTTATAATTTGAATCTGTTTTCGCCACTTTTTTAAGTGCAGTATTAACAGTGGTTTGGGCAGCCTTTGTATCGCCTACTGCCTTCTGCGCAAGCGCCAAGTTCAACCAGCCAAAAGAATAAGCAGGATTTAATTCAGTAGCCTTTTGATAGTATGGAATCGCATCTTTCGGCTTGTTATAACTTCTAAAATAGATATTGCCTAAATTGTTATAAGCAAGGTAACTTTTCGGGTCAATTTTAATGGCCTTTTGATAGTAAGATGCTGCTTTGTCGTAATTACCATTAAGATAGGCGCTTCTCGCTGCCTCTATTTGAGCATCCGCACTTTTCCCTTCAGCCGCTGCTGTCGCCTCTAATTTCTTTTGATTCTCTTTCCCCATGTAGGGACTTGCCTTACTTGTTTTAGATGCCTTTTCTTCTTGCATAGCAGATTTAGATTGCTGTTTATCAGACTGATTGCTTGAACAACCTGCCAGGAGAACAAATGGAAGGATGGCGCTAACCATTGTCAGCTTGGTAATTCTCATTACTATACATCTTCTTTCTATCATAAATTTCCCTGTCATCTTACCCCTTTATATTGACGGTAGATGAACATTAAATATTCTATTAAATATCCTCCTGTAAATCAATACCAATTTAACAATTGGTAAAAACAGACTAAAGGGACAAATTAATTTTTAAATTATCGGCAGGATTCACATACTTACTTACTATCAGCATCCTATACAAAAAAACAGAGCAAGGTGGTCATTAAATCATTCAGCAGGCCTTTAATAAAGGAAATTTTTAATAATTTATTACTTTATTATAATAAAACCCCCATTATGGAGTTTTCAATTGCGAATATATTAGTAAAAGGATATACAAACCCTTCGAAAAGATTTCTTTCTACTTTCCAATTTCAAAATACCTTTAAAGGGAAAATTGGACTGCTTTCCCAACTTCTACACCCCATAATTCATGCATACTCGAAGGGAGTAACGCATTTTACCGAAGCCAATTATGGGGTGTATAAAGGGGGAATGGCAGATCACTATCTGGCCCTTTTTCCCAAAAATAAAGCTCTCTAAGGAGAGTTTTATTTTTTTATAAAAAAGCACATTTCCCCTTATTAGACTGACCTCAGCGATAAAAATTAAATCTGGGTTTTTATGGTAAAATAATCATAAAAATGCAGGAGGTCATAAATTGAGGAGATATTTAGGAATTGTTTCCATCGTAATCTTAATTGTTACATATTTGATCTTACAATCCCTTGTAGGCAAAAAAACGGGGAACTTTTGGATTTTAATCACCTTTATCGGTTATCTAAGCTCTGTGCTATCTTCTTGGTATAGTACGAGCGGTTTTTGGAAAATGGCATCAGCAACCATTCTTATATTAATTCCAGCCGGCTATCTTGTTGTTTTTATTTTATTTTTAGTTGGAGTATCTACTGGTTCAGGATTTTAATAGTTCAATAAACAATTAATTACGATCAAAAGAATTAAATTGAATGGACGAAAAGGACACACTATAAATTCCTGTCCTTGCCTTCCGTTATTTTTTTACTTATCAAATGTCTACCACGATATGTACTCGAAAATACTAAGTCTGCCAGTAGTAGCTCAACTATGGAACATGGTAAATAATTAGAAACAGTCATGGACGCAATAAAACCACTTACAGTTCAAGATTGTAAATCCCTCTAATTCCAAGTTTGATATACTTCTAAATGCAAAAAAGGCTATTGATGTATGCCGTTATACACAATAGCCTTTTACGTTTGCTACTGATTAATTTTTTGGTCCCATCCTTCCAGCTTCAGACAGTTTATATTAATGTTATGCATTTACTCATTCCAAAAACCGATATCCTCCCTTCACGCTTATAATAGCTGGATGTCCTACATTCAAGGCTGAAGTATTGATTAAGTGAATCTATTTTATTGTTTTTTATCAAAATCAAAACTTTAGTCCTATAAAACTATTACTGGATGCTTTTACACATTTCAAAAACTAATCACAATTACCTTATATGCCGATACTTACAATTAGTCCCAAAGTAACAATTTGCCACCATTTCCCTTTAGGTTTTTCACCGAAATTCGACAATTTGCAATAAATTTAAAGTATAATAAAAACAAATTTCTACTAACAAGAGGACGGAGTAAATAGGAATGCTAGATGATCAAACGCGGTATTCACGACTTGCACATATAACAAGATTAATTAATTCCAAGCTGGAGTTACGTGAAGTGTTAAAACATGTAACAACCGCCATATCTGAAGAAATTGTCCAATGTTCTGCTGTCGGTATTTATTTACCACAGGGAGACGGGACTTTTAGAGGATATGTGGGAAAGCCGGATACCATGAATGGAATGACACTCGACATGCTCGTGGTCGATCCTAAAGTTGATCAATTAGCCAATGAACTTGTTAGAACAAAAAGAACGATCTATATACCTGATACATCAAAGGATAATCGTCCTGATCCCAAACCAATCCAAGCCTTTCAAATAAAATCAA
Above is a genomic segment from Neobacillus endophyticus containing:
- a CDS encoding DinB family protein, with amino-acid sequence MYITIADFMKEWHREAMLTQKVLDGLTDDSLNHQVYPEGRSLGRIAWHFTTNIPEYLAHFGLKIDRVENAEDIPASAKIVAETFKNISAQAATAIESQWTDDSLKQIQTAFGRQESNATILMGLIKHIIHHRGQVTVLMRQAGLKPFGVYGPPKEDWIHLGVENPPL
- a CDS encoding tetratricopeptide repeat protein is translated as MRITKLTMVSAILPFVLLAGCSSNQSDKQQSKSAMQEEKASKTSKASPYMGKENQKKLEATAAAEGKSADAQIEAARSAYLNGNYDKAASYYQKAIKIDPKSYLAYNNLGNIYFRSYNKPKDAIPYYQKATELNPAYSFGWLNLALAQKAVGDTKAAQTTVNTALKKVAKTDSNYKQIQNVLNSK